The DNA segment GTCGTGAAGCGGTCGTCCTACGGCAAGACCCACGATGCGGCGAAGGCCCGTCTCAAGGAACTCGGCGAGTGAAGTGAAATCCATCCCGGAACCATTCATGAAACCGATCCATTTCCTGGTCCTGCCCCTGCTGCTGCTTTCATCCTGTGCCGGATACCGGCTGGGAGGCGGGAAGCCGCCCTCCCTTTCCTCGGTGACGCGCATTTCCGTCCCGATGTTCAAGAACGAGACCCAGCACCCGCGGGCCGAAGCCATCGCCACCTCGGCGGTTGCGGCGGCGCTGTCGCAGGATGGCACCTACAAGGTGTCCTCCACGGACCAAGCGGACGCCATCCTGGAAGGGACGCTGGAAAAGATCCAGTACACCTCCATCCGGGGCACCCGCCTGGACACGCTCCTGCCGGAGGAACTGCACAACCAGGTTGAGATCTCCTGGGTCCTGAAGGACGCGCGGGATCCCACGAAGACCCTGGCTTCCGGAAAATCCTCCGGAAAGAGCCAGTTGTTCGTGGACACCAATCTCCAGACCGCGAGGAACAACGCCTTGCCTGATGCCCTCGAACGTGCCGGGGAGTCGCTCGTTTCGACCCTCTCCAACGGTTACTGATCCGCATTCTGATAGAAACCCGTCAGAAACCGACAGGAACACAGATAAACACAGGAAAACCCTTGTTTCATGGGGTTTTTTCGCAATCCGCCCGAGTTTTCTTGTAAGGGGATGTGAGTGGTCCGTGTAGTGGTTGGCCAACCGCCCATGTCCACTTCCTCCGTCGCTGAAACGCAGCGAGAACTCGAAATCAATCCTGCTGATGTCGCCGCCTGCCGCGAAACGTACGCGGCCATCCAGCAGGAACTCGCCAAAGTCATCGTCGGCCAGTCAAAGGTCGTCGAAGAGATCCTGATCTCCATCTTCACCCGCAGCCACGCGCTGCTGGTCGGTGTCCCCGGCCTGGCGAAGACGCTGCTCATCTCCACGCTGGCGGACACGCTGAAGATGTCCTTCCGCCGCATCCAGTTCACCCCGGACCTGATGCCCAGCGACATCACCGGCACGGAGGTCATCTATCAGGACCCCGTTTCCGGGGACAAGCAGTTCAAGTTCCTGCCCGGACCGCTGTTCTCCAACATCGTCCTCGCGGACGAAATCAACCGGACCCCGCCGAAGACCCAGGCCGCCATGCTGGAAGCCATGCAGGAACGCCGCGTGACCGTCGGTGGCGTGACCCGGCCCCTGCCGTCGCCCTTCTTCGTCCTCGCGACGCAGAACCCGCTTGAACAGGAAGGCACCTACCCGCTGCCGGAAGCGCAGCTCGACCGCTTCATGTTCCTCATCCACGTCGGCTATCCGGATGCGGAGGAAGAACTGCAGGTCATGAAGCGCGGCACCAGTGGCAAGGGGGAGCAGCCCCAGCCCGTCCTCGATGGCGAGGCGATCATCCGCCTCCAGGAGATCGTCAAGGCGCTGCCGGTCGCCGACCATGTTTTCAGATACGCGCGTGACATCGTCCGCAGCACCCGCCCCCGGGAGGAAGGCGCGCTGGACTACTGCAAGCAGTACCTCAGCTTCGGCGCCGGCCCGCGTGCCAGCCTCAGCCTCATCATGGCGGCGAAGGCACACGCCCTCATCAACGGCCAGGTGTATGTCGGCTGTGAGAACGTCGCCGCTGTCGCCCCGTCGATCATGCGCCATCGCATCGCCCCGAATTTCTCGGCACAGAGCGAGGGCATCACCCCGGACGACGTCATCGCGAAGGTTCTGAGCGCGATCCCGAAACATGACGCCTGATCTTCTGGATGCGGATGCCGTTTCACGCGGCGAGGCGCTCGGCCTGATGGCACGGAAGATCGTGGAGGGCTACCGCGTCGGTGAGCACCGCTCGCCGTTCCATGGCTTCGCCATCGAGTTCGCGCAGCACCGTGAGTATGCGACGGGGGATGACATGCGCCACCTGGACTGGAAGGTCCTCGGCCGCTCCGACCGCTACTACATCAAGCAGTACGAGCAGGACACGAACTTCGTGACCCATCTGGTCATGGATGGCAGCGCGTCCATGAACTACGGCTCCGCCAAGGTGACGAAGCTCCATTTCGCGAAGGCGCTCGCCGCCTGCCTGTCCCACATGATCCTGCTGCAGCGGGATGCCGTCGCGCTGGCGTTGGTGGACACGGAGGTGAAGGAATACCTCCCCCGCACCGACAGCCTGCCGAAGATCCAGCACATCATGGATCGTCTGGCGGCCTTCAATGCCACGGGAGAAACGAAGCTCGGTGTCGCCCTGGAACAGGTTGCCCGGGAAGCCCGCCGCCGCGGCATCGTCGTCCTCATCAGTGACTTCTTCGATGACGAGGAAGGTCTGGTGAAAGGCCTGGAGCGGCTCGTCTTCTCCGGCAACGAGGTCATCGTTTTCCACACGCTCGATCCGTATGAGCTGACCTTCCCCTTCAACGGCACGTGGAAGTTCAAGGATCTGGAAGGCCCGGCTCAGCTCAAGGCCTCCCCGGCGGACATCCGCAGGGAATACCTGAAGAACTTCGACGCCTTCCGCCTCCGCATCCGCCGCATCTGCGAGAAGTTCCAGGCGCACTACATCCTCGCGGACACCGGCAAACCACTCGCGGAAACGCTCAGCGGCTACCTCGCCTTCCGCCAATCCGTCAGCAGGAAATGATGAACCCATCCGTCATGCACTGTTCTGGACGGAGCGCGGACTTCAGTCCGCCCCATCGTCCCCGTCTTCACCCTTCCCTGCGGACTGAAGTCCGCGCTCCGTTGCCATGAATTTCCTCCAGCCATTGATGTTGGCGGGTCTGGCCGCGGTGTCAGTCCCGATCATCATCCACCTTCTCAACAAGTTCCGGGTGCGCACCACGGACTGGGGTGCCATGCGGTTCCTGCTGGACAGCATCCAGAAGAACCAGAAGCGGGTGAAGATGGAGGACCTCATCCTGCTGATCCTCCGCTGCCTGCTGGTGGCGCTGGCCGTGCTCGCCTTCGCCCGTCCCGTCCTCACCGCCCTGGTCAAGGGTGGCGCGGATGACGGTGAGGCCGTGGCCGCCGTCATCCTGCTGGACAACTCCGCCAGCATGACCCGCAGCGCGGGAGCCACGACTCTGTTCGATCAGGCGAAGAAGGAAGTCGGCAAATGGCTGGACAAACAGCCTTCCCAGTCGCTCGCCGCGCTCTACCTCGTCTCCAACCGCACCGAGACACTGGTGCCGAAGCCCGGACCTGATCTGGGGCTGGTCAGGAAAATGCTTTCGGAGGCGGAAGCCAGCGACCGTGGCACGGATCTGGCGCAGGCCGTGCGACTGGCGGTGGAAAGCCTGAAAACCATCAGCGGCAGGCCGCGCGAGATCCTCATCTACACGGACGGTCAGGCCGGCGGCTGGGCGAAGAACGCGGAGATCCTGAAGCTGGCGGAGGAGAACCCCGGCATCCGCATCAAGACGGTCATCGTCGGGGACAAGGCGGCGGACAATGTCGGACTGGTCGCGCTCCGCGCGGACGGCGGCGTGGTGGCCGCACGCCAGCCATGCCGCTTCCATGTGGAGGTGGGCAACTACGGAACCACCGCCGTGGAAAACCTGAAGGTCACCTTGGCCATCGGTGATGGGCCGCCGATGGCGGATGCCACCATCGCAAGAATCGAACCCGGCACCCGGCAGGCCGCCAGCGTGATCATTTCCTTTCCGGATGCCGGGCCGCAGTCGTTGGTGGCCAGCATCCCTCCGGATGCCTTCGCCGCCGACAACAAGCGTGTCGCCGCGCTGGATGTGGTCAGCCAGATGAACGTGCTGGTGGCGGAGGAGAATCCCTCCGTGCCCGCCATGGACCGTGACGGATTCTTCGTCGCCAATGCGTTGGTGCCCCTCTCCTCGGACCAGATGGCACGTCACTTCCTCGCCGCCGTGCCAACGTCCATCGCGGATCTGCCCGCGGAACTGGGCAACCGCAACAACACCGCGGCGCAGTCCATCTTCCTCTGCAATCCCGGTCCGATTTCCTCCAGTGTCACCGTCGCCTTGAAGGGCTACGTGGAGCGGGGAGGCAATCTGGTCATCTTCCCCGGGCCACAGACAAATCCGGAGGATTGGAAATCGAACGCCGCCTTGCAGGAACTGCTGCCCGCGGAGCTGGGCATCCCCACGGAAGAGGCGGAAGGCGCGGCGGTGCAGACCTTCCAGCACACCGCCTTCAACCATCCGGTCACGGCCCTGTGGAATGACTCCGCGCAGGGCAGCCTGTCAGCCGTGAAGTTCTTCCGGCACTTCCCGCTCACGGTGAAGAAGACCGGAGCGCCGCGTGTCATCGCCCAACTGGCGAACGGCGAACCGGCCGTGGTGGAGTGGACCGTGGGGGAGGGGAACGTCGTCCTCTTCAACAGCACCGCCACGCCGGAGTGGAACAACCTGCCGCTGCATCCGGCGTTTGTCCCGTTCCTCCAGCGCCTGATGGGCCACCTCAACCGCCGCAACGAATCCCGGCTCATCCTTCCCCCGGGCGAGGCATTCCGGAAGCCGGTCGATGAACAATGGAAGGGCAGCGACTTCTCCGTCCGCCGTCCCGGCAGTGACTCCAGCCGTACCGCCGGACAGGTCGTGTCCGATGACAAGCAGGCATTCATCCGCTACGCCGCGACCGAAAAGGCGGGCATCTATCAGGTGAGCGTGGGCAACGACTTGCTCGCCACCTTCGCCGTCCAGATCGACCCCGCCGAGTCCGACCTGCGCCAGGTGGATCCGGAGATCATCAGCGGACTGGCCAACGCGGGAGGGGAGACGGAGAAAACGGAGATCACCCGCTCCGTCGTCACCAAGGAGTTCTGGACGATGCTCCTCTGGATCGTCGCCGCCATTTTCGTCGTGGAAGCAATCATGGCCCATCGCATCAGCCACACCCGGTCCGTATGAAAGCCATCTTCCCCACATTGGCCGCCACGGAATGGCGCGTGAGCTTCGAGGGCATCTCGCCCGGTCTGGCATTCGGACTGTTCGTGGTGGCATCGCTTGCCACCGCATTCGCCTACTGGAAATTCGCAGGCTCCGCCCCGCGTTGGAGGAAGTTCCTGATGGCGTTCTTACGCATCGCCGCCGTGCTGGTGCTCGCCGCGCTGCTGGCGAAACCGGTCCTCAACCTCACCGTGCATGATCCGGTGCGCCAGCCGCTGCTGGTGCTGGTGGACGGCTCGGAGAGCATGAAGTTCGAGGACCGCCGGGAGAGCAAGGAGGACCTGGAGCGCGCGGAGGCCGCCACCGGATCGCGGCAGACGGGTGTGCCCCGCAACAAGATCCTCGAAGGCATTGCGGCCAGCCAGAAACTGGATCTGTGGCCCCGCCTGTCGGAACAGTCGGATCTCATTTTCCACCAGTTCGGCAGGAATGTCTCCCGGGTGGCCGCGCCGGAGGGCGAGCTGAAGCGCGATGACGCCGCGAAGATTTTCTCCGGGCTGAAGTATGAGGAAAGCGCCACCGCCATCGGCGAGGCCGTGCGCCAGGTGTTGCAGGAGCCGCGCCCGCAGCCTGCGGGTGGCGTGCTGCTGGTGACGGACGGTGCGAACAACGGCGGCTCGTCGCCCATTGAGGCCGCGCAGATCGCCAAGGAGCAGGGTGTGCCGCTTTTCATCTACGGTGTCGGCGTGACATCACCGCGGGACGTGCAGGTGCGGGAGGTGGTGGCGCAGAAGCTGGCCTTCGTTTCGGAGAAACTGGAAGTGCGCGGAAAGATCGTTTCCCGGAGCATGGAGGAAAAGACCGTCACCGCCAGCCTCATCGCGAACGGGGAGATCGTGGAGGGCAAGGACATCACCATCGGCGGGGACAGGGAGCAGGAGGTATCCTTCACCTATGAGCCGAAGACGGCCGGTGAGCTGAAGCTGGAGATCTCCATCCCGGTGCAGGCGGATGAAGCGGGCAAGGACAACAACATCGCCTCCGCCCTGGTGCGGGTGACGGACAGCAAGTTCAACGTGCTGCTCATCGAGCAGGAGCCACGCTGGGACTTCCGTTACCTCCTCGACTACCTCCAGCGGGATCCACGGCTGGAGGTGAAGTGCGTCATGATCGACGGTGAGCCGGGGCTCGACCAGATCGAGAACTCACCTTTCCTGCCGTCCCTTCCGGAATCCCGCGACGCCTATTTCAAGTCCCAGGTCATCATCCTCGGGGATGTCGATCCGGAGGATCTCGGGGAGGAACGGATGCAGATCATCACGGAGTGGGTGCAGGCCGGCGGCGGCATCATTTTCCTCAGCGGGCCGAATTTCAACCCCACCGCGTATGCGGGCACTCCGCTGGAGTCGTTGCTGCCGGTCGTTCCGGACACGATGCTCTCCAGGGACGCCGCGACCGTCCGCGAGCGTGAGCCGTTCCAGCTCCAGCTCAGCCGCATCGGCGAGGACTCCCCGTATCTCCAGATGGATCCGGATCCGGAGGAGAACAAGCGCATCTGGGAAGCATTTCCGGGCGTCCGCTGGACGGCCCCCGTCGCCCGCGTGAAGCCCGGCGCGGAGGTCCTGCTGGTCGATCCCCGCCCGGAGAAGTCCGGCCGTTACGGACTCCTGCCGGTCTTCGCGATGCAGGGCTACGGCTCCGGCAAGTGCGTCTATTTCGGAACGGATGAAACCTACCGCTGGCGCAGCCGCACGGGTGAGAAGTACTACTCCATCCTCTGGGGCCAGATCATGCAGACACTGGCGCTGCAGCTCCTGGAAGGCGCGTCATCGCTCACCCAGTTGAAGTCGGAGCGGAAGCAATACTCCATCGGTGACACGGTGGTGATCTCCGGCAACGCCTACACGGAGGGCTTCGAGCCGCTGCTGGTGCCCACATTGGAAGGCACCGTGAAGATGGAGTCCGGCGGAAAGACGGTCGAGGAACCGTTCGAGCTGCACGGCATCGACCGCAACGCATTCCGTGGTGAGTTCACCGCCACCACGCCCGGCAGCTACAGCTTCGCCACCACCCGGGATCCGGAGGGCATCGTGAAGTTCGAGGTCATCGACTCCCGCCCGGAGCGCACGCAGACCGCGTTGGATGAGAAGCTGCTGAAGTCGATGGCGGAGATCTCCGGCGGACAGTTCTTCCGTGAGGAGGATCTCGCCGGGCTGCCGGACAGGATCGCCGCGAAAAGCGCCACCATCGCCACCTTCAAAAAGCTGGACCTGTTCCACAACGGATGGTTCCTCGCCGCCCTGCTCGGATTCCTCTTCCTCGAATGGCTGCTGCGGCGGCTGACGCAACTGAAATGACATGAGCTCTCCCCGATCACCACTCCCTCTGCCCCACGGCCTCGCCCGCGCGCTCGACGCGGTGCGGCGGCGCTGGCTGGCGGTGCGCGTGGCGGAGTTCCCGCTTCTCCTGCTGGCCGTCGTGGCAACCGCGTGGGTGCTCCAGGCCACGGCCGACCGCTGGCTGGAACTGTCATGGAACGCGCGGGCGGTGCTGCTCGCGCTCAACGGTGTCATCGCCCTGGTGCTGCTGTGGTTCTTCGTGCTGGTGCCCCTGTGCCGCCGGTTGGACCGCAGGAAGGCGGCGCTGCTGGTCGAGCGGACCCTGCCGGATTTCAAAACGTCGCTCATCTCCGCCGTCGAGTTCTCCGAGCGCGGCTCGGATTTCCCATCCGGCTCCCGCCCGCTGGTGGAGAAGCTGCTGGCGGATGTGTCCCATGAAGCGGAGAAGGGTGACATCGCGCGCGGCGTGGTGAAGACGGGCCGCCTGAAGCTGATCGCCGCGATTTGCGTGGCCGTCCTGCTCGCCGCCGCCGGATGCTTCGCGTGGGGATTGCCGCTCTCACCCTTGCTGGTGCAGCGCATCCTGCTTTCGAAGACGGTGTTTCCGGACGAGACGAAGGTGGTGGAGCTGTCCGGCGATATGATCGTGGTCGCGGGCACGGACGCCGCTCTTTCCGCGAAGGCGGAGGGAGTGGTGCCTCAGTCCGGGCGTCTGCTTGTCACCCATCCGGATGGCACGGTGGAGAATATCCCGGTTTCCCCGTCACGGACGGAAGAGGGCGTTTTCCAGTTTTCGGTGCGGAACGTGCGGGAGGCATTCAGCTACCGGTTCGAACTTCATGATGGTGTCGGCCCGGAACACCGCGTGGGGGTGCGGATCCCCCCCGTGCTGCAACAGATCACATTCACCCAGGTGTATCCGAAGCACACCGGCCTGCCGGAGACCGTCATGTCCCCTTCAAGCCTCCGTTTGCTGGAGGGCTCCTTGTTGAAGATCAGCGCGGAAGGATCCGAGGCCCTGCAGTCCGCCGTGCTGGAGATCAAGGGCGTGCCGGATGTCCTTCCGCTCGGGATTTCCGGAGACGCGAAATCCAGCCTGAAAACGGAGCTGAAAGTTCCGGACAGCGGCTGGAAGTCCATGTCGGTGCATCTCACCGGAGAGTCTGGTGAGGTATCGGTGAATGATCCGGTGTATCGGGTGGAGCTGGTCCGTGACCGTCCTCCGTCCGTCTTGGTCAGCCAGCCGAAGAAGGAAACCGTCACCGTGATCCCGGGGGAAAAGGTTCCGTTCGTGTTCCGGGTGGGGGATGATTTCGGACTGCGGCGCGTCGCGCTCTGCTACCGCGTGTTCCGACCCACCGGCGGCGGTGACGTCCAGTCCGCCGAGGAAGGCCAGATCCCGATGCAGTTCGATCCGGCGGAAAAGTCGTTCTCGCGGACCTTTGTGTGGGACCTCGGGCTGCTGGTCCCCGTGGTTCCGGTGGGTGGCACGATCACCTGCTGGATCGAGGCGGAGGACAACAATCCGGAGAAAGCCGTGGCCACCAACCGCAGCGCGGAAAAGATCATCCGCGTCGTTTCCGAGGAACAGAAGCGCACGGAATTGCTCGAACTTCTCGGTGAACGTGCGAAGGATATCGAGAAGCTCTACGAACTGCAGCGAGGAATGAACGAGAAAACGGATGACTCCATCCGTTGACAGAAAACCACCGCCATGAAACGTCCCATCGCCACCCATTTCCTGTTCGCGGGCCTGATCGCCTCCGCCCTCCCGGCGGCGGCGCAGGAGAAAAAGGAACGCTCCGTGCAGACCACGGCCTACCAGACCAGCGTCTCCCAGGAGCAGCTCCGTGCGACGACCCGCAGGCTGAAAGGTGAGATGGCGGGTTTGCTGGAGGAGTTC comes from the Luteolibacter sp. SL250 genome and includes:
- a CDS encoding LPS assembly lipoprotein LptE gives rise to the protein MKPIHFLVLPLLLLSSCAGYRLGGGKPPSLSSVTRISVPMFKNETQHPRAEAIATSAVAAALSQDGTYKVSSTDQADAILEGTLEKIQYTSIRGTRLDTLLPEELHNQVEISWVLKDARDPTKTLASGKSSGKSQLFVDTNLQTARNNALPDALERAGESLVSTLSNGY
- a CDS encoding BatA domain-containing protein, producing the protein MNFLQPLMLAGLAAVSVPIIIHLLNKFRVRTTDWGAMRFLLDSIQKNQKRVKMEDLILLILRCLLVALAVLAFARPVLTALVKGGADDGEAVAAVILLDNSASMTRSAGATTLFDQAKKEVGKWLDKQPSQSLAALYLVSNRTETLVPKPGPDLGLVRKMLSEAEASDRGTDLAQAVRLAVESLKTISGRPREILIYTDGQAGGWAKNAEILKLAEENPGIRIKTVIVGDKAADNVGLVALRADGGVVAARQPCRFHVEVGNYGTTAVENLKVTLAIGDGPPMADATIARIEPGTRQAASVIISFPDAGPQSLVASIPPDAFAADNKRVAALDVVSQMNVLVAEENPSVPAMDRDGFFVANALVPLSSDQMARHFLAAVPTSIADLPAELGNRNNTAAQSIFLCNPGPISSSVTVALKGYVERGGNLVIFPGPQTNPEDWKSNAALQELLPAELGIPTEEAEGAAVQTFQHTAFNHPVTALWNDSAQGSLSAVKFFRHFPLTVKKTGAPRVIAQLANGEPAVVEWTVGEGNVVLFNSTATPEWNNLPLHPAFVPFLQRLMGHLNRRNESRLILPPGEAFRKPVDEQWKGSDFSVRRPGSDSSRTAGQVVSDDKQAFIRYAATEKAGIYQVSVGNDLLATFAVQIDPAESDLRQVDPEIISGLANAGGETEKTEITRSVVTKEFWTMLLWIVAAIFVVEAIMAHRISHTRSV
- a CDS encoding VWA domain-containing protein, with the translated sequence MKAIFPTLAATEWRVSFEGISPGLAFGLFVVASLATAFAYWKFAGSAPRWRKFLMAFLRIAAVLVLAALLAKPVLNLTVHDPVRQPLLVLVDGSESMKFEDRRESKEDLERAEAATGSRQTGVPRNKILEGIAASQKLDLWPRLSEQSDLIFHQFGRNVSRVAAPEGELKRDDAAKIFSGLKYEESATAIGEAVRQVLQEPRPQPAGGVLLVTDGANNGGSSPIEAAQIAKEQGVPLFIYGVGVTSPRDVQVREVVAQKLAFVSEKLEVRGKIVSRSMEEKTVTASLIANGEIVEGKDITIGGDREQEVSFTYEPKTAGELKLEISIPVQADEAGKDNNIASALVRVTDSKFNVLLIEQEPRWDFRYLLDYLQRDPRLEVKCVMIDGEPGLDQIENSPFLPSLPESRDAYFKSQVIILGDVDPEDLGEERMQIITEWVQAGGGIIFLSGPNFNPTAYAGTPLESLLPVVPDTMLSRDAATVREREPFQLQLSRIGEDSPYLQMDPDPEENKRIWEAFPGVRWTAPVARVKPGAEVLLVDPRPEKSGRYGLLPVFAMQGYGSGKCVYFGTDETYRWRSRTGEKYYSILWGQIMQTLALQLLEGASSLTQLKSERKQYSIGDTVVISGNAYTEGFEPLLVPTLEGTVKMESGGKTVEEPFELHGIDRNAFRGEFTATTPGSYSFATTRDPEGIVKFEVIDSRPERTQTALDEKLLKSMAEISGGQFFREEDLAGLPDRIAAKSATIATFKKLDLFHNGWFLAALLGFLFLEWLLRRLTQLK
- a CDS encoding DUF58 domain-containing protein; the encoded protein is MTPDLLDADAVSRGEALGLMARKIVEGYRVGEHRSPFHGFAIEFAQHREYATGDDMRHLDWKVLGRSDRYYIKQYEQDTNFVTHLVMDGSASMNYGSAKVTKLHFAKALAACLSHMILLQRDAVALALVDTEVKEYLPRTDSLPKIQHIMDRLAAFNATGETKLGVALEQVAREARRRGIVVLISDFFDDEEGLVKGLERLVFSGNEVIVFHTLDPYELTFPFNGTWKFKDLEGPAQLKASPADIRREYLKNFDAFRLRIRRICEKFQAHYILADTGKPLAETLSGYLAFRQSVSRK
- a CDS encoding MoxR family ATPase, with product MSTSSVAETQRELEINPADVAACRETYAAIQQELAKVIVGQSKVVEEILISIFTRSHALLVGVPGLAKTLLISTLADTLKMSFRRIQFTPDLMPSDITGTEVIYQDPVSGDKQFKFLPGPLFSNIVLADEINRTPPKTQAAMLEAMQERRVTVGGVTRPLPSPFFVLATQNPLEQEGTYPLPEAQLDRFMFLIHVGYPDAEEELQVMKRGTSGKGEQPQPVLDGEAIIRLQEIVKALPVADHVFRYARDIVRSTRPREEGALDYCKQYLSFGAGPRASLSLIMAAKAHALINGQVYVGCENVAAVAPSIMRHRIAPNFSAQSEGITPDDVIAKVLSAIPKHDA